A window of the Eulemur rufifrons isolate Redbay chromosome 6, OSU_ERuf_1, whole genome shotgun sequence genome harbors these coding sequences:
- the P2RY2 gene encoding P2Y purinoceptor 2 has protein sequence MAEGPGNGTINGTWDGDELGYKCRFNEDFKYLLLPVSYGVVCVLGLCLNAVALYIFLCRLKTWNASTTYMFHLAVSDALYAASLPLLVYYYARGDHWPFSTVLCKLVRFLFYTNLYCSILFLTCISVHRCLGVLRPLRSLHWGRARYARRVAAAVWVLVLACQAPVLYFVTTSTRGSRITCHDTSAPELFSHFVAYSSVMLGLLFAVPFAVILVCYVLMARRLLRPAYGTTGGLPRAKRKSVRTIAVVLAVFTLCFLPFHITRTLYYSFRSLDLSCRTLDAINMAYKITRPLASANSCLDPVLYFLAGQRLVRFARDAKPPTDPTPTAQARRRLGLRRSDRPDLRRAEDVSASSEDSRRTESTPAGSQNTKDIQL, from the coding sequence ATGGCAGAAGGCCCCGGGAATGGCACCATCAATGGCACCTGGGATGGGGATGAGCTCGGCTACAAATGCCGCTTCAACGAGGACTTCAAGTACTTGCTGCTGCCCGTGTCCTATGGCGTGGTGTGCGTGCTCGGGCTGTGTCTGAACGCCGTGGCGCTCTACATCTTCCTGTGCCGCCTCAAGACCTGGAACGCCTCCACCACGTACATGTTCCACCTGGCTGTGTCGGATGCGCTGTACGCGGCCTCCCTGCCGCTGCTGGTCTATTACTACGCCCGCGGCGACCACTGGCCCTTCAGCACCGTGCTCTGCAAGCTGGTGCGCTTCCTTTTCTACACCAACCTATACTGCAGCATCCTCTTCCTGACCTGCATCAGCGTGCACCGATGCCTGGGCGTCCTACGCCCCCTGCGCTCCCTGCACTGGGGCCGGGCCCGCTATGCCCGCCGGGTGGCAGCGGCCGTGTGGGTGCTGGTGCTAGCCTGCCAGGCCCCCGTGCTCTACTTCGTCACCACCAGCACCCGCGGAAGCCGCATCACCTGCCACGACACGTCGGCGCCCGAGCTCTTCAGCCACTTTGTGGCCTACAGTTCAGTCATGCTGGGCCTGCTCTTCGCGGTGCCCTTTGCCGTCATCCTGGTCTGTTACGTGCTCATGGCACGGCGGCTGCTGAGGCCAGCGTATGGGACCACTGGAGGCCTGCCGCGGGCCAAGCGCAAGTCGGTGCGCACCATCGCCGTGGTGCTGGCGGTCTTCACCCTCTGTTTCCTgcctttccacatcacccgcacCCTCTACTACTCCTTCCGCTCGCTTGACCTCAGCTGTCGCACCCTGGACGCCATCAACATGGCTTACAAGATCACCCGGCCGCTGGCCAGCGCCAACAGTTGCCTTGACCCCGTGCTCTACTTCCTGGCTGGGCAGAGGCTCGTGCGCTTTGCCCGGGATGCCAAACCGCCCAcagaccccacccccactgcccaggcTCGTCGCAGGCTGGGCCTGCGAAGGTCGGACAGACCTGACCTCCGGAGGGCAGAAGATGTGTCAGCTAGCAGTGAGGACTCCAGGCGGACTGAGTCCACGCCAGCTGGTAGCCAGAACACTAAGGACATCCAGCTGTAG